Within Schumannella luteola, the genomic segment GAGGCCGAGGGCTAGAGCTCGGCGGCGACCGCGTCGGCGGCGCGACGCAGGCGCTCGCCGAGCGCCACGACATCCTGCTCGCCGACGTAGACCACGGCGACGGCGGCCGGCGCGGAGCCGGGCACGAGCAGGGGCGCGGCGACCGAGCTGAGCCCGGCGATGACCTCGCCCGAGCTGGTGGCGAAGCCCCGCTCGCGCGCCGCGGCGAGCTCCGGGCGGTCGGGCAGCACGACGCCCGCGGCCGCGAGCTGCGCGGCGCCGAGCCGCGACCCGATCGCGAGGCCGGGTGCGCCCGCGGTCAGCGAATGGCGGGTTCCCGGGCGCTGCGCGACGGCCGCGACCGAGTGCGGCGGTTCGACGCTGACGAGCGTCACGCACTCGCGGTGGTCGAGCACCACGAGGAAGGCGGTCATGCCGAGCTCGCGAGCGAGCGTCGTCAGCTCGGGGAGTGCGGCGGCCTGCAGGTCGTGCTCGACGCCGCGGGCGAGCGCCGCGAGGCGGGCGCCGAGGGCGACGCGACCCGCCGCATCCCGCACGACCAGCCCGTGCTCTTCGAGGGTGCGCAGGATGCGATAGGCGATCGAGCGGTGCACGCCGAGCCGGGCGGCCAGCTCGGCGATCGTCAGGCCGGGCTCGTCGGCCAGCACCTCGAGGGCGCGGATGCCGCGCGACAGCGTCTGCGATCCCACGCCGGCTGCGGCGCTCGCCGCGCCGTCAGCGGAGCCGCCGGGCGGTGTCGCGGCCGGCTCGGCGGAGGACGACGCGGAGCT encodes:
- a CDS encoding IclR family transcriptional regulator, with amino-acid sequence MSSASSSAEPAATPPGGSADGAASAAAGVGSQTLSRGIRALEVLADEPGLTIAELAARLGVHRSIAYRILRTLEEHGLVVRDAAGRVALGARLAALARGVEHDLQAAALPELTTLARELGMTAFLVVLDHRECVTLVSVEPPHSVAAVAQRPGTRHSLTAGAPGLAIGSRLGAAQLAAAGVVLPDRPELAAARERGFATSSGEVIAGLSSVAAPLLVPGSAPAAVAVVYVGEQDVVALGERLRRAADAVAAEL